Sequence from the Egibacter rhizosphaerae genome:
GAGGAAGACCTTCGCGAGCTGCCGTTCGCTCAGGCCCTCCTGCTGCGGGGCGTCCGGCGAGGCGGCAGGCCCCGCGTCGGGACCTGCCGCACCGCTCGTCGACGTGGCGGCCATCGTGGGCTACCCGTCCTCGTCATTCTCGTCGTCGCCCTCGTCGTCCTCGTCGCCCTCCTCGCCCTCGTCGTCGGGGTCGTCGGCCTCCTCGGCCTCCTCCTCGATGTCGATCTCTTCGACGAGGGCTTCTTCGGCGGCTTGGTCGACGGCTTGGAGGGCGTCGGTGGGGTCGGCGCCGGCGTCGGTGTAGACCGGGTGCAGGTTGTCCTGCGCCGCCAGCGAGAACGAGTTGTAGCCGGGCACCGGTGGGCGGGCGCGGGCGTCTTCTTGGATCTCGTTGAGTAGCCCGTAGAGCTCGTCGTCGGCGCGTTCCTCGTAGATCGAGGCCATGGTGGGTGGTGGCTGCATGTCGGCGAGGATGTTCTGCGCCTCGTCGCTGGTGGCCAGCCAGAGCACGAACTCGATGGCTTGGTCCTGGTTGTCCGACAGCGCTGAGACGGCGTTGTTCAGCCCGCCCAGCGTGCTCATGGTGCCCTCACCGTCGAAGGTGGGCAGGGGCGCGATGTCGAAGTCGTCCTCGACCTCGCTGGGGTCGTCTTCTTCCTGGCCTTCCAGCAGCGGCACCGCGTAGGGCCAGTTGCGCATGAAGATCGCGTCGCCGGCCTGGAACAGGTTGCGGGCGTCGTCCTCGACCGCGGTGTTGAACCCGGGCGCGAGGACCTCCTCGTCGAAGGCGTCCTGCAGCCAGGTGATGGCGGTCTCGGCCGCGTCGCCCTCCAGGAACGCCGAGGCGTCCTGGCCCTCGGTGAACACCTCGCCGCCCGCGCCCCAGAACAACTCGAGGTAGTTGACCACAAAGCCCTCGTAGCTGTCGCCCTGGGCCGCGTAGCCGCCGATGTCCTCCTCTTCCTGGATCTGTTGCACCATGTCGAACAGCTCGTCCCACGTCTCGGGCGGCTCGTCGACCAGGTCGGTGCGGTAGTACAGGAACCCGAAGTTGGTCGAGTAGGGGATCGCCCACAACTCGCCCTGCCACTCCGAGGACTCGATCGCGCCGGGGATGGACACGTCCTCGATCTCGTCGCGGTACTCCTCCAAGGGCACGATCAGGTCGTTGTCGGCGAACTCGCCGGTCCAGATCACGTCCAGGCCCAGCACGTCGAAGCGGCCCTCCTCGGTGACCTGGTCCTGGAACATCTGCGCCCGCTGATCGTCCGCCTCGGCAGGCAGCAACTCCAACTGCACCTGGTTGTCGGGGTTCTCCTCGTTCCACAGGTCCGCGATCTCCTCGTGCGTCGCCGCGTCCGCGCCGGTCACCGCCCACGTGAACTGCGGATCATCGGCCTCGACGTCGGCCTCCTCGGTGTCGTCGGGGTCCTCCCCGGGCGGGTCGCCGCATGCCGCGGCGAGCAACGCCAAGGCGCCCACGAGCCCCACGAGGCGGATGATCGTCCTCTTTCGCCCCATCGTTCCCTCGCTCTCATCCGGCCGGGCCGCGCAGCGGGCCCGGCGACCGTCGTCCCCTCGCCGTCGGTTACAGCCGCGTGCTCGTCGCGTTCCGGAGCGTCCGCACGTCGCGGGCGGATCACGCCGCTGTAATCGCTTGCAGCCAACCACAGCGGTCGTAGTCCCGTCAACGGCCAAACCGATACGGGGGTCGACTTGTCAGAAGTGTCCAATGCCGACCCGGACGGCCGTCAGGGCTAAAGCGGTTTCGTCGAGGCCTCGGGCGTCACGCGTCCCCCACCGCGACGCCCGGATCGCCGGTTGCCCCGATGGCCCTGCGGGCTCGGACACCTGCCTCGGTGCCGGTGCCGCAGGACCGTCGCGGGGCCGTGACCCCGCGACGGTCGTCGTCGATGCGCTAGTCGCGCACCTCACGCAGGGCGTGCCCCGAGTCGTAGTCGAAGAAGTGCATCTGGTCGGCCCGGAAGCCCAGCTCGACGGTGTCGCCCGGCTTGGGCGGATTGCTCGGGTCGAAGCGGCCGGTGAAGTCCTGGCCCTCGGAAGCGGTGCGCTCGAGCTCGGCGAACGCGTCCTCGTCATCGAGCGCCGACTTGATGTCCTCGCTGATCACGGGACGCGAGTCGGTCTTGAAGTGCATGAGCATCTCGCTGCCCAGTGCCTCGACGAGCCGGACCTCGGCGCGGAACCGCATGTCCTCCGACAGCTCGTCGACCTCGCGGATGAAGTGCTCGGGCCGCATGCCCACCGCGAGGCGGTGACCGAAGTACTCGGAGAGGCGCGGGTAGCGCTCGAACGCGGCGTCGGGCAGACGGATGTTGAACGACCCGACCTGCACGTGCGGGCCGTCGTCGCCTCGCTCGAGGTGGCCCTCGGCGATGTTCATCGACGGGGAGCCGATGAACCCGGCCACGAACAGGTTGCGCGGGTTGTCGTAGAGCTGCTGCGGTGCGTCCACTTGCTGGAGCTCACCGAGCTTGAGGACCGCGACCCGGTCGCCCATCGTCATGGCTTCGACCTGGTCGTGGGTGACGTAGAGCGTCGTGACGCCGAGCCGCTGCTGCAGCTGCGCGATCTCGGCGCGCATCTGCACGCGCAGCTTCGCGTCGAGGTTCGACAGCGGCTCGTCCATGAGGAAGGCCATCGGGTTGCGGACGATCGCGCGCCCCATCGCGACCCGCTGGCGCTGCCCACCGGAGAGGGCCTTCGGCTTGCGGTGCAGGAACTCGGTGAGGCCGAGGATGTCCGCGGCTTCGTTCACGCGCCGCTCGATCTCGTCCTTGGGGATCTTGGCGAGCTTCAGCGCGAACCCCATGTTCTCGGCGACGGACATGTGCGGGTAGAGCGCGTAGCTCTGGAACACCATCGCGATGTCGCGCTCCTTCGGCGTGAGGTGGTTGACCACCTGGTCGCCGATGAGCATCTTGCCCTCGCTGATGTCCTCGAGCCCGGCGACCATCCGCAGCGCGGTGGACTTCCCGCAGCCCGACGGGCCAACGAGGATCACGAACTCGCCGTCGTCGATGTTGAGGTTCAGCTCCTTGACGGCCTCCGTGCCGTCCGGGAACCGCTTCCAGATGCCGTCGAAGGTGACGGTGGCCATGTGCTCGCTCCCTGTCGTTGGCTCTTGGCTGTGCGCTGCCGGGATCGTGTGGTTGCCGGACCACATTGTGGACCACAGATCATGGAAGGCCGCGCGGTGGACCCGCAAGGGGTCGGGCACGGCGCGGGCGGTGGGGGCCGTCGCGTCGCGCCGGATGGCGAGGCGCCGTGGTGTCGCGGACGATGAGTTTGGTGGGCGCCTCCACGTGCGTCGGCTCGGCGTCGGGTCGGTCCGCGCGCTCCAGCAGGAGCTCCGCGGCCAGCTCGCCGTGTTGCACGACGGGCTGCGCGATCGTGGTGAGGCCGACGAACTCCGCCATGTCGTGGTCGTCGAACCCCAGGATCGAGATGTCCTCGGGCACTCGGAGTCCGGCGTCGTGGATCGTCTTGAGTGCCCCGATCGCCATCTCGTCGGATTGCGCGAACACCGCCGTCGGGGGGCGGTCGACCGCCACCAGCTGCGCCATGGCCTCGGCGCCCCCTTCGAGCGAGAAGTTGCCGGGGACGTCGAGCTCGGGGCGGAGCTCGAGATCGTGCTCGGCGAGTACGTCCTGGTACCCGCGGCGCCGGTCGACCGGGGCGTGGAAGTGCCTCGGGTCGTCGGGCAGGTTCGAGATCATGCCGATCCGCTCGTGACCGAGGTTCACCAGGTGGCGGGTCGCGGTGCACGCGGCGCCGTAGTTGTCGATCGTGATCGAGGGCGCCTGCTCGGTGCGCAGGCCGATGGTGACGATGGGCACGCCGGCCTCGCACAGGGTCGCCATCTCCGCCTCGGAGACGGGCAGGTCCACGAGCACGATCCCGTCCACGCGCTTGCGGAAGGGCAACTCGGTGAGGAAGCGCCTCCGGCTCTCGTGACTGCCGATGTTGTACAGCAGTGTCTCGTAGCCTCCCGCGGCCAGGACGCCCTCGGCCCCGGCGACGCACTGGCTGAAGAACCACTGCGTGAACAGCGGGACGACCATCCCCACCGAGCGGGTCCGGCCCGCGGCCAGCCGGGACGCGTTCGGGTCGGCGACGTAGTCGAGGTCCCGCGCCGCGTCGAGGACCCGGTCACGGGTGGAGGGCGCGACGTTCGGCAGTCCCCGCAGGGCGCGGCTCACCGTGGCGACCGAAACGCCCGCCTGGGTGGCGACGTCGCTGATGCTGGCCGTCATGAGAGCGCTCACGCTCCGAGCGTCCGGCTGGCTCTGATGGATCCGGCTGGGACCGCGGCTCGAGCCGCCATGGATGAAAGGGGTTTCAGCAACAGTGTTGTAACGGACGAGGAGTGCGCCTTGCAAGCTCTCCGCGTCCGGGTTACGGGGCGCGGGTCCGCGGTATCGGGGCTGCGCCGCGGTGGTGGATCGGTGCCCCCGGCAGGATTCGAACCTGCGACACCCGGTTTAGGAAACCGGTGCTCTATCCCCTGAGCTACGGGGGCGTCGGATTACGCGCCGTTGAGCGGCTTCCGTCCCTGGAACAGTCCGCAGAGAGCTAGCACAACGCTCACTGAGCGGATAACCTAGGCTCAGATGAGTGCCCGCGCAAGCGCCCTGACCAGCCTCCTCTCCTCGTGGGAGCTGTCGCTGCGAGCCGCGAACCGCTCCGAGCGGACCATCGAGGCCTACCGCCTCGCGGTGCGCCAACTCGCCGAGTACCTCGACGACCCCGACGCCACCGAGGTGGGGCGGGCCGACATCGAGGCCTTCCTCGCTCACGTGCTCTCCAACCGTTCGCCAGCGACGGCACGCCAACGGTACCTGAGTCTCGGCGTGTTCTTCCGCTGGCTGGTGGAGGAGGAGGAGATCGACGCCAGCCCCATGGCCAAGGTCAAGGCCCCGCACGTGCCCGAGCAGCCCGTCCCAGTGGTCAGCGATGACCACTTCGCGGCCTTGCTGAAGGCCTGCCAGGGCAAGCAGTTCCCCGAACGTCGGGACACCGCGATCCTGCGCCTCTTCTACGACACGGGCTCACGTCTCGGGGAAGTCGCGGGCCTTGAACTCGACCATCTCGACCTCACCGACCGCGTGGTCCACGTCCTCGGCAAAGGCAAACGCGGGCGGAGCACCCCCTTCGGGATCAAGACCGCCCAGGCCCTGGATCGCTACCTCCGCGCACGCGCGCGGCACAAGGCCGCCGACACGCCGTGGCTGTGGCTGGGGGACCGAGGTCCGATGACCCCGTCGGGGATCTCGCAGATGCTCAAGCGGCGGTGCGCCGAGGCAGGCATCGAACCCCTGAACCCGCATCGGTTTCGCCACACCTTCGCCCACCAGTGGCTGGCCAACGGCGGACAGGAGCAGGACCTCATGCGCCTCGCGGGCTGGCGTTCCCCGCAGATGCTCTCCCGCTACGGCGCGTCCGCTGCCGACGAACGGGCGCGGGACGCCTACCGCAACCGCAGCCCCGGCGACAAGTTCTAACCCCGAGCGGAGAGGGCAAGTCCGGAGCCCTCGGACTATTCGAGGTCGAGGAAGAAGTCCTCGTCGATGCGTTTGACGGGGTAGGTGTGGCGGGTGCTGACCCCGACGTGGTGCTCGATCATGAGTTGGGCGAGGTGCTGGCCGTCCACCAGCACGATGTGGTTGCCGATGTCGGCGGCGTAGCGGCGCGCTTCGTCGCTGAAGCGCGCGGTGGTGAGGAACACGCCCTTGCTCGCGCGGCGGCCTTGGAGCGCGCCGACGAAGGCTTGGACGTCGGGGCGGCCCACGGCGTGGTGGGGTTGCCAGCGTTTGGCTTGGATGTAGATGGCGTCCAGGCCGAGGCGGTCTTCGCGGATGACGCCGTCGATGCCGCCGTCGGCCACGCGTCCCAGGCGTTCCCCGGCTTCGGTGCGCGAGCCCCCGTAGCCCATGGCCAGCAGCAGGTCCACCACGATCTGCTCGAACTGCTCCGGGGCGACTTGGGTGAGCCGCTCACGCAGGTCGTCGGCGAGGGTGGCTTGCAGCTCGGCCCAGGCGGCTTGCAGCGCTTCTTCGGGCGTCGCGGTCTCGCTCGGTGTCGAGGGGGCGTGCTCAGGTCCGGACGGCGCGGGTGGGGTGTCGGTGCCCTTGCTCGTACTGCCGACGAACTCGCCGAACTCGGGGAACTGGAGCAGCACACTGCGGTCGATGCGCTCGTGGTTGTCGCCGAGAACTTGCTGGCCCCGCTCGGTGAGTCGGGTCACCCCACGGCCGGTGCGCTCGAGACAGCCCGCCTTGACGAGGTAGGTCACCGCCCAGTTGACCCGACTGTCGAAGTAGCGGAGCTGACCGCTAGGCAACATGAGGTGGCGTTGCTCGTCGGAGAGGTCGAAGCGCTCGGCCAGGCGGTTGCGTAGTTCTGCGCGCCGCACCTCGTCGTGATGGGTGTGCTCGTCGAGGACCGGGCGCATCAGCGTCTGAAAGTCGGGCAGGTCCACCAGTTCGCTCCCGTCTCGGGTGCGCCGGGGATCCTAACCGGTGCGGCTCACGCCCCCACCGGGATGGCCCCGAGGGTGCGGGCGAGGCGGGGCATACGCCGAAGTCCCCAGACCCGTTCGATCCGTTGCTCTCGTGGTGATCGCGGAGTCGTCTCGTCCTGCTGCTGCTGCTGGTGGTGGTGGAGTTGTTGATCGACGTGGGCGGTGCGATCGGTGGGCACGAGCAGTTGGTAGCCGGGGCCGACGCGTTTCTTGATCGCGACCGCGTCGTCGCGCAAGGCGCGTTGGGGGGCGGGGGCGGTGGCGTCAATCCACAGCTCGCCGCGTACGGGGTCGAGGCGCAGCGCGGACATCGCGACGAACCCCACCAGGCCCATCCTCAAGTGGCGGACTTCGCGGTCAGCGAGGACGGGACCGCGACGCGGCCGGGTCAGCCAGCGGCGTTCCATATGCCCCAAGAGCCCTTCGTGAACGGCGCGGCTTGCCCAGGTGACTTCGGTGCGCAGCAGCCCGGACACGTCAGCGAGCGACAACTCGCGCGCGTCGGCGCTGAGCGCGGCATGGCCCTCGCACAACGCGACGACCTGGAGCAACCCGCGCGGGAGTCGGGTGTCGGCGGCGAACAGGCCGGCGGGCGGGGCGGGCAGGTCCTCGTCGAGGGGGCACAGCGGACACCAGGCCAGCACGGCCGCGCCGAGCACGCGCTGCTCAGCAGCCCGGATGCCGTCGGGTCCGGCCAGTTCCACGCCGCCGAACTCGGCATCCAGCAGTGCCATGCCCGCAAGTGCGGAGACCGAGGGTCGCAGTAGATCGAGGAGCTGGGTGGGCGTGTCGGTGGCGTAGAACCCACACGAGCACTCGGGGTCGGGCACCGCGTGGCGGCCCCGGAGGGTGCACACCGCGTGCTGCTCGGCGCGGTAAGGCGTGGTCTGGCCCCACGGCACGAACAGGCCCTCGCCGACCTTGAGGTCAACTGCGAGGC
This genomic interval carries:
- a CDS encoding ABC transporter substrate-binding protein, which codes for MGRKRTIIRLVGLVGALALLAAACGDPPGEDPDDTEEADVEADDPQFTWAVTGADAATHEEIADLWNEENPDNQVQLELLPAEADDQRAQMFQDQVTEEGRFDVLGLDVIWTGEFADNDLIVPLEEYRDEIEDVSIPGAIESSEWQGELWAIPYSTNFGFLYYRTDLVDEPPETWDELFDMVQQIQEEEDIGGYAAQGDSYEGFVVNYLELFWGAGGEVFTEGQDASAFLEGDAAETAITWLQDAFDEEVLAPGFNTAVEDDARNLFQAGDAIFMRNWPYAVPLLEGQEEDDPSEVEDDFDIAPLPTFDGEGTMSTLGGLNNAVSALSDNQDQAIEFVLWLATSDEAQNILADMQPPPTMASIYEERADDELYGLLNEIQEDARARPPVPGYNSFSLAAQDNLHPVYTDAGADPTDALQAVDQAAEEALVEEIDIEEEAEEADDPDDEGEEGDEDDEGDDENDEDG
- a CDS encoding ABC transporter ATP-binding protein, encoding MATVTFDGIWKRFPDGTEAVKELNLNIDDGEFVILVGPSGCGKSTALRMVAGLEDISEGKMLIGDQVVNHLTPKERDIAMVFQSYALYPHMSVAENMGFALKLAKIPKDEIERRVNEAADILGLTEFLHRKPKALSGGQRQRVAMGRAIVRNPMAFLMDEPLSNLDAKLRVQMRAEIAQLQQRLGVTTLYVTHDQVEAMTMGDRVAVLKLGELQQVDAPQQLYDNPRNLFVAGFIGSPSMNIAEGHLERGDDGPHVQVGSFNIRLPDAAFERYPRLSEYFGHRLAVGMRPEHFIREVDELSEDMRFRAEVRLVEALGSEMLMHFKTDSRPVISEDIKSALDDEDAFAELERTASEGQDFTGRFDPSNPPKPGDTVELGFRADQMHFFDYDSGHALREVRD
- a CDS encoding LacI family DNA-binding transcriptional regulator, with the protein product MSALMTASISDVATQAGVSVATVSRALRGLPNVAPSTRDRVLDAARDLDYVADPNASRLAAGRTRSVGMVVPLFTQWFFSQCVAGAEGVLAAGGYETLLYNIGSHESRRRFLTELPFRKRVDGIVLVDLPVSEAEMATLCEAGVPIVTIGLRTEQAPSITIDNYGAACTATRHLVNLGHERIGMISNLPDDPRHFHAPVDRRRGYQDVLAEHDLELRPELDVPGNFSLEGGAEAMAQLVAVDRPPTAVFAQSDEMAIGALKTIHDAGLRVPEDISILGFDDHDMAEFVGLTTIAQPVVQHGELAAELLLERADRPDAEPTHVEAPTKLIVRDTTAPRHPARRDGPHRPRRARPLAGPPRGLP
- a CDS encoding tyrosine-type recombinase/integrase translates to MSARASALTSLLSSWELSLRAANRSERTIEAYRLAVRQLAEYLDDPDATEVGRADIEAFLAHVLSNRSPATARQRYLSLGVFFRWLVEEEEIDASPMAKVKAPHVPEQPVPVVSDDHFAALLKACQGKQFPERRDTAILRLFYDTGSRLGEVAGLELDHLDLTDRVVHVLGKGKRGRSTPFGIKTAQALDRYLRARARHKAADTPWLWLGDRGPMTPSGISQMLKRRCAEAGIEPLNPHRFRHTFAHQWLANGGQEQDLMRLAGWRSPQMLSRYGASAADERARDAYRNRSPGDKF
- a CDS encoding restriction endonuclease, with product MDLPDFQTLMRPVLDEHTHHDEVRRAELRNRLAERFDLSDEQRHLMLPSGQLRYFDSRVNWAVTYLVKAGCLERTGRGVTRLTERGQQVLGDNHERIDRSVLLQFPEFGEFVGSTSKGTDTPPAPSGPEHAPSTPSETATPEEALQAAWAELQATLADDLRERLTQVAPEQFEQIVVDLLLAMGYGGSRTEAGERLGRVADGGIDGVIREDRLGLDAIYIQAKRWQPHHAVGRPDVQAFVGALQGRRASKGVFLTTARFSDEARRYAADIGNHIVLVDGQHLAQLMIEHHVGVSTRHTYPVKRIDEDFFLDLE